The proteins below are encoded in one region of Oryzias melastigma strain HK-1 linkage group LG7, ASM292280v2, whole genome shotgun sequence:
- the galnt6 gene encoding polypeptide N-acetylgalactosaminyltransferase 6 has protein sequence MRLFWRRRMSPLKLAIFGGTLFMFVLVVLQRDVGSSSAGDPWFQDLVDKRDKVIVMVKEAVNNMGFQIGAPEPPPVQERPTEDTKCPTGFYTQSELKPHLERPPQDPQSPGADGKGFHQERMSPEEEKEKEEGLKRHCFNQFASDRISLSRSLGEDTRPPECVDRKFPRCPALPTTSVIIVFHNEAWSTLLRTVYSVLHTSPAILLKEIILVDDASTAEHLKSQLEDYVKHLKIVRVVRQPERKGLITARLLGASIATAEILTFLDAHCECFHGWLEPLLARIVEEPTAVVSPEITTIDLNNFHFNKPVATNHAYNRGNFDWSLTFGWEAIPEEARRLRKDETYPVKTPTFAGGLFAISKSYFEHIGTYDDKMEIWGGENVEMSFRVWQCGGQLEIIPCSFVGHVFRTKSPHTFPKGTEVITRNQVRLAEVWMDDYKKIFYRRNKNAAIMAKENKYGDISDRLKLRENLHCKNFSWYLNTIYPEIFVPDLAPQKFGAIKNLGSDSCLDVGENNQGGKPVIMYLCHNMGGNQYFEYSSHEELRHNIGKQLCLQAFDQPEQVRIELCQLKGKGTEVAPQQQWVFTEENLLKNPSSGKCLQLKGGKVFMDYCNAADMYQRWTFS, from the exons ATGCGTCTGTTTTGGCGCCGCCGCATGTCCCCGCTGAAGCTGGCGATCTTTGGAGGGActcttttcatgtttgttcTGGTGGTTCTTCAGAGAGATGTGGGCTCTTCTTCAGCGGGGGATCCCTGGTTTCAAGATCTAGTGGACAAACGGGACAAAGTGATAGTCATGGTCAAGGAGGCTGTGAACAACATGGGGTTCCAGATTGGAGCTCCAGAGCCACCGCCGGTACAAGAGCGGCCCACCGAGGACACTAAATGCCCCACAGGGTTTTACACTCAGAGTGAGCTCAAGCCCCACCTGGAGAGACCTCCTCAAGACCCTCAGAGCCCCGGGGCGGATGGGAAGGGGTTTCATCAAGAGCGCATGAGCccggaggaggagaaggagaaagaggagggCTTGAAGCGGCATTGTTTCAACCAGTTTGCCAGTGACCGGATCTCGCTCAGCCGCAGTCTTGGGGAAGACACACGGCCTCCGGA GTGTGTGGATAGAAAGTTTCCTCGCTGCCCGGCTCTGCCCACCACCAGTGTCATCATCGTCTTTCACAACGAAGCTTGGTCCACACTACTCAGGACGGTCTACAGCGTCCTTCACACGTCTCCCGCTATCCTCCTTAAAGAGATCATCTTGGTTGATGATGCCAGTACAGCAG AGCACCTTAAGAGTCAGCTGGAGGACTATGTGAAACATCTGAAGATTGTTCGTGTGGTGAGGCAGCCGGAGAGAAAAGGTCTCATCACAGCCAGGCTGCTGGGTGCCAGTATTGCCACAGCTGAAATTCTCACCTTTCTTGATGCACACT GCGAGTGTTTCCATGGTTGGCTAGAACCTCTCTTGGCTCGCATTGTTGAGGAGCCAACTGCAGTGGTTAGCCCAGAGATCACCACTATTGACCTCAACAACTTTCATTTCAACAAACCTGTTGCCACCAATCACGCCTACAACCGCGGTAACTTCGACTGGAGCTTGACGTTTGGCTGGGAGGCCATCCCAGAAGAGGCAAGGAGGCTGCGCAAGGACGAAACCTACCCTGTAAA AACGCCTACTTTTGCTGGAGGACTCTTTGCAATCTCAAAGAGTTACTTTGAACACATAGGAACATACGATGACAAAATGGAGATTTGGGGtggagaaaatgtggaaatgtcCTTCAGG GTGTGGCAGTGTGGAGGTCAGCTAGAGATCATCCCATGTTCATTTGTGGGCCACGTCTTCCGCACAAAAAGCCCACATACCTTCCCCAAGGGCACGGAGGTCATCACTCGAAACCAGGTGCGCCTCGCTGAGGTTTGGATGGACGACTATAAGAAGATCTTCTATCGGCGCAACAAGAACGCCGCAATTATGGCAAAGGAG AACAAGTATGGAGACATTTCTGATCGTCTGAAGTTAAGGGAAAATCTGCACTGCAAGAACTTCTCCTGGTATCTAAACACTATCTACCCAGAGATCTTTGTTCCAGACTTAGCTCCACAGAAATTTGGAGCG ATTAAAAACTTAGGATCTGATTCTTGCTTGGATGTTGGAGAGAACAACCAGGGTGGTAAACCTGTGATTATGTACCTGTGCCACAACATGGGAGGGAACCAG TACTTTGAGTATTCGTCTCATGAGGAGCTGCGTCATAACATTGGAAAGCAGCTGTGCCTTCAAGCTTTTGACCAGCCGGAGCAGGTGAGGATCGAGCTGTGCCAGCTGAAGGGGAAAGGTACTGAGGTGGCACCTCAGCAACAGTGGGTCTTTACAGAG GAAAACCTTCTGAAGAACCCAAGCAGTGGCAAATGTTTACAGCTGAAAGGAGGCAAAGTGTTCATGGACTACTGTAATGCTGCAGATATGTACCAGCGCTGGACTTTCAGCTGA